A window from Candidatus Nitrospira neomarina encodes these proteins:
- a CDS encoding SUMF1/EgtB/PvdO family nonheme iron enzyme, with protein MIRVSLIVLLVLAGLSHEVRSENPSPATLLNGIVKIQAQNYLTGSSKQGSGIIVQVDQDGVVILTASHVVTGDPHPRIEFYQHAGRIHESTVVPGSELDNEQDGLALLRVSPSDRVPFDIQVLPLSPSSGDLVTGEAVSVLSLPRGVNDWTVLHGSLVARRGREIIVDVRGSEGSSGGAIVRGGKMIGVVQRLDEFLRGNSAQSVQDFLVGLGIRVVIQMLPPTMTGADGAPMILVPGGEFVMGSDDRSFSGVSPAHRVYLDAFYMDQFEVTTARYHQFMEKTGHAPPHDRYWKVGGILGVGKVAASEKYPQLPVVNVTWEEADQYCRWAGKRLPTEAEWEKAARGNDGRAYPWGNEPLSAERTSKFLSYGDSPNHYEWMKPIGSYPGGKSPYGIDDLAGSVREWVADWFDELYYAESPRSNPQGPLVGRAGTFSSGHDKVVRGGDRAYDFTFLSVYRQYAHVSHGFRWDIGFRCAQNPS; from the coding sequence ATGATTCGAGTATCCCTCATTGTGCTTTTGGTTTTAGCTGGCCTCTCCCATGAGGTTAGGTCTGAGAATCCGTCTCCGGCTACGCTTCTGAATGGAATCGTCAAAATTCAGGCACAGAATTATCTGACGGGTTCCTCGAAACAGGGGAGTGGCATCATTGTGCAGGTCGATCAAGATGGAGTGGTAATTCTCACGGCGTCGCATGTGGTCACCGGGGATCCTCATCCCCGCATTGAATTTTACCAGCATGCGGGAAGGATTCATGAGTCGACCGTAGTGCCAGGATCCGAATTGGACAATGAGCAGGATGGGTTGGCCTTGCTGCGGGTGTCCCCTTCCGACCGGGTACCGTTTGATATTCAGGTCTTGCCTCTCTCACCCTCCAGTGGTGACCTTGTCACAGGAGAAGCGGTCTCGGTCTTGAGTCTCCCGCGAGGGGTGAATGATTGGACGGTATTACACGGGAGTCTTGTAGCACGGCGTGGGCGGGAAATAATAGTTGATGTACGGGGATCAGAAGGGTCATCCGGCGGGGCTATTGTGCGGGGCGGAAAAATGATCGGCGTGGTTCAGCGACTTGATGAATTTTTGCGGGGGAATTCTGCACAAAGTGTGCAGGATTTTCTGGTGGGGTTGGGAATCCGTGTGGTGATTCAAATGCTTCCCCCAACCATGACCGGTGCAGATGGTGCACCGATGATCCTGGTGCCGGGTGGGGAATTTGTGATGGGATCGGACGATCGTTCCTTCTCAGGTGTTTCGCCCGCCCATCGAGTGTATCTGGATGCCTTTTATATGGACCAGTTTGAAGTGACGACGGCACGCTATCACCAATTTATGGAAAAAACTGGCCATGCTCCCCCCCATGATAGATATTGGAAAGTTGGGGGGATTTTGGGGGTTGGAAAGGTTGCTGCCTCAGAAAAATATCCCCAGCTCCCAGTTGTAAATGTCACATGGGAAGAGGCGGATCAATATTGTCGGTGGGCGGGAAAACGCTTGCCCACCGAAGCGGAATGGGAAAAAGCCGCTCGTGGCAATGATGGACGAGCCTATCCTTGGGGCAATGAACCACTGTCTGCGGAACGAACAAGTAAATTTTTATCGTATGGAGATAGCCCTAATCATTATGAATGGATGAAACCAATTGGCAGTTATCCTGGAGGCAAAAGTCCCTATGGAATCGATGATCTGGCTGGAAGTGTGAGGGAATGGGTCGCAGATTGGTTTGATGAGCTATATTATGCGGAGAGTCCGAGAAGTAATCCCCAAGGTCCGCTTGTCGGGCGTGCTGGGACATTTTCTAGCGGCCATGACAAAGTAGTACGTGGTGGAGATCGTGCTTATGACTTTACGTTCCTTTCTGTGTATCGCCAATATGCCCATGTTAGTCATGGTTTTAGATGGGACATCGGGTTTCGCTGTGCCCAGAATCCCTCCTAA